One genomic segment of Luteibaculum oceani includes these proteins:
- a CDS encoding FKBP-type peptidyl-prolyl cis-trans isomerase, which produces MTKKLKNSLVAVAAVATMVGCNQNNQNERMEIKGDADKFSYSLGMDIGNNVKNSEFDSLSVDLMVQGIKDVMNEGELEFTVEESQEIVRSYLTKLQSKKADAAKSKGEEFLAKNAEREDVVVLESGLQYEVLKMGNGPKPGPTDKVKTHYHGTLIDGTVFDSSVERNEPASFPVNRVIPGWTEALQLMPVGSKWKLYIPSDLAYGPRGTQGIIGPNEALIFEVELLEIVK; this is translated from the coding sequence GAATAGCCTTGTTGCTGTTGCCGCAGTTGCAACCATGGTAGGGTGTAATCAAAACAACCAAAACGAAAGAATGGAAATTAAAGGAGATGCTGACAAGTTTAGCTACAGCCTAGGGATGGACATTGGAAACAATGTGAAAAACTCAGAATTCGACAGCCTTTCAGTAGACCTTATGGTTCAAGGAATTAAGGATGTGATGAACGAGGGTGAGTTAGAATTCACTGTTGAAGAGTCTCAAGAAATTGTAAGATCTTACCTTACTAAACTGCAATCGAAAAAAGCGGACGCTGCTAAATCTAAAGGGGAGGAATTCCTTGCAAAGAATGCTGAAAGAGAAGATGTTGTAGTTCTAGAAAGTGGATTACAGTACGAGGTACTAAAAATGGGTAACGGACCAAAACCAGGCCCAACCGACAAGGTTAAAACTCATTACCACGGAACACTAATCGATGGAACTGTATTCGACTCAAGCGTAGAGCGTAATGAGCCAGCTAGTTTCCCAGTAAACAGAGTAATTCCAGGTTGGACAGAAGCGTTACAGCTTATGCCTGTTGGGTCTAAGTGGAAACTATACATTCCATCAGATTTAGCTTACGGTCCGAGAGGAACTCAAGGAATTATTGGACCAAACGAAGCTTTAATTTTCGAAGTTGAGCTTCTGGAAATTGTAAAGTAA
- a CDS encoding NAD(P)/FAD-dependent oxidoreductase: protein MDISLQKSNNFSYWEHQILGQPFDFIIIGGGFCGLYTALFIKEKRPKAKVLILEKNLVGNTASTKNAGFSCFGSAGELLDDIHQIGWEKTADLLQMRIGGLEILQSVIPHSVMDYSRCGAFEVFSKDEEEQSRFQRVQENLDNINTDFKSILPNSYTVKDLPDKLKFKGKGIFQAGEGALNPFKLIRYLEQKVRTLGVEFIKGVEVYQVDNTAENEVNVHTNKLDLKCQVAICTTNLNSLKLPEVDCQPARAQVIISKPLPRSVPKEVFHAMNGYTYFRFVDGRLLLGGMRHMDMENEFTGSNNNTAPIIDQLKSFGKELMGFPIPWDFSWTGTMSVGPDRFPNIGSRKNILYGLKMGGMGVAVSPYIAKKLVEHV from the coding sequence TTGGATATCTCACTTCAAAAATCTAACAACTTCAGTTACTGGGAGCATCAAATATTAGGCCAACCCTTCGATTTTATCATTATTGGTGGTGGCTTTTGTGGCCTCTACACAGCACTGTTTATAAAGGAAAAGCGTCCAAAAGCAAAGGTTTTAATTCTGGAGAAAAATTTAGTTGGAAACACTGCAAGTACAAAAAATGCAGGGTTTTCCTGTTTTGGTTCAGCTGGAGAATTGCTCGATGATATTCATCAAATTGGATGGGAAAAGACCGCCGATCTCCTTCAAATGAGAATTGGTGGATTAGAAATTCTTCAATCGGTTATACCGCATTCCGTTATGGATTATTCTAGATGTGGGGCTTTTGAGGTGTTTTCTAAGGATGAAGAAGAGCAAAGCCGATTTCAAAGGGTACAAGAAAATCTCGACAACATCAATACGGACTTTAAATCCATCCTACCGAATTCGTACACGGTAAAAGATCTTCCGGATAAATTGAAGTTTAAAGGAAAGGGAATATTTCAGGCTGGAGAAGGTGCGTTAAATCCCTTTAAATTAATCAGATACCTAGAGCAAAAAGTAAGAACTTTAGGAGTTGAATTTATTAAGGGAGTAGAAGTGTATCAGGTGGACAATACCGCTGAGAATGAGGTGAATGTGCACACCAATAAACTGGATTTAAAATGTCAGGTGGCAATTTGCACCACGAATTTAAACTCCCTAAAGCTTCCTGAGGTTGACTGTCAACCAGCAAGAGCTCAAGTAATCATAAGTAAACCTCTTCCCCGGTCAGTGCCCAAAGAGGTTTTCCACGCCATGAATGGGTACACTTATTTTCGTTTTGTTGACGGAAGGTTGTTATTGGGGGGGATGCGTCACATGGACATGGAAAATGAGTTTACGGGAAGCAATAACAATACGGCCCCAATAATTGACCAACTAAAAAGTTTTGGAAAGGAATTAATGGGCTTTCCCATCCCATGGGACTTCTCATGGACAGGTACCATGAGCGTGGGGCCAGATCGCTTTCCCAATATAGGTTCGCGAAAAAATATATTGTATGGATTAAAAATGGGAGGGATGGGAGTAGCAGTTTCTCCGTATATAGCTAAAAAGCTTGTTGAACATGTATAA